One window of Lemur catta isolate mLemCat1 chromosome 3, mLemCat1.pri, whole genome shotgun sequence genomic DNA carries:
- the GPA33 gene encoding cell surface A33 antigen produces the protein MVEKMWPVLWTLCAVWVTAGAISVETTQDVLRAARGSSVTLPCTYHTSAKDRNGLIQWDKLLRSHSERVVIWNFLTQTYTYGDRYENRVNISKNSQQSDASVTISQLTMDDNGTYECSVSLLSDLDGTSKARARLLVLVPPSKPDCSIQGETIIGNDIQLTCQSTEGSPAPQYSWKRYNLLNQEQSLTQPVSGQPLHLKNISADTSGYYICTASNDVGTQSCNITVASRLPSMNVALYAGIAGGVVAAFIVIGIVIYCCCCRGTDKAEDKEDARPNRADYQEPPEQLRELSRGREEEEEEVEDEDPRSSGRESPDPPGRESPDPPGR, from the exons TCTGGGTGACTGCCGGTGCCATCTCCGTGGAAACCACACAGGACGTTCTTCGGGCCGCCCGGGGAAGCAGCGTCACCCTTCCCTGCACCTACCACACCTCTGCCAAGGACCGAAACGGACTGATCCAGTGGGATAAGCTTCTCAGGAGTCATTCG gAAAGGGTGGTCATCTGGAATTTTCTGACCCAAACCTACACCTACGGTGACCGTTACGAGAACCGTGTCAACATTTCGAAAAACTCCCAGCAGTCAGACGCCTCTGTCACCATCAGCCAGCTGACCATGGATGACAACGGCACCTACGAGTGCTCCGTGTCACTGCTGTCAGACTTGGACGGCACGTCCAAGGCACGCGCCCGCCTCTTGGTCCTCG TGCCGCCCTCCAAGCCGGATTGTAGCATCCAGGGAGAAACCATAATTGGGAACGACATCCAGCTGACCTGCCAGTCGACGGAGGGCTCCCCGGCCCCTCAGTACAGCTGGAAGAGGTACAACCTCCTGAACCAGGAGCAGTCCCTGACTCAACCAG TCTCAGGTCAGCCCCTCCACCTGAAGAACATCTCCGCCGACACGTCGGGGTACTACATCTGCACTGCCAGCAACGACGTGGGGACGCAGTCCTGCAACATCACGGTGGCCTCCAGGCTTC CCTCCATGAACGTGGCGCTGTACGCGGGCATCGCGGGGGGCGTGGTCGCAGCCTTCATTGTCATCGGCATCGTCatctactgctgctgctgccgagGGACGGACAAGGCTGAGGACAAGGAGGACGCGAGGCC GAATCGGGCAGACTACCAGGAGCCACCAGAGCAGCTGAGAGAGCTttccagagggagggaagaggaggaggaggaggtggaggacgAAGACCCGAGGAGCTCCGGGCGCGAATCCCCTGACCCCCCTGGCCGTGAATCCCCTGACCCCCCTGGCCGGTGA